In Scatophagus argus isolate fScaArg1 chromosome 18, fScaArg1.pri, whole genome shotgun sequence, the DNA window AGGAAGGGgtgaaaaaaacatcagaactCAGAAATCTGTCCCAAGGACTAAATTAATgttaaacaaaattaataaagcgtcaaaaaaaaactttagcCGACCGTCTTTATGAAAGCAAGCTAAACTTTTAAGATGCTTGttgagaaaacaacacatttttacagacCTGATACTGatactaaaatattttttttactcacaaaatgtacataaatCTGGTTGTAAGTTaactacattttcttttcctctctcattcaAACGTGCACAAACTCAACTCTTTGGTGTTCTAAAGCAAACTAAATCTGGACTCTGGATGTTCTCTGTGACAAAGTCTTTTCTTTAAAGTGAATGCACTGATCATCTGATGTCCTCATATTTTTTACCGTGAAAGGAAGTTAACCTCTTTGTCTCTGGTTCAAACCAAAAcactcatttttatttattgtgaatTTATCTAATAAATCCTGTTAAAAAATTGTGATTTGTGGAGGCTCTGTGGAGGTTTACATTGTtattaatttgttcatgttaaaatacaaatttatCCAAAGTGCAAATTGTTTTCAAAGATACTTATgttacaaatgttttaaataaaaagtaaaaagagtcACTTggtgaaaacataaaaagacgttttaaaactttaattagTAGAGCCTCTCTTAAACTTATGATACTGAATCTTAAGAAATAAAGTgataaagtgtttttcttcatcttgtaATGATTCTTTTGCCTAATCACCTTCAGTTAGCAAGTTAACATATCGTAAACATTCACCGGAGACAAAAGTAAGTTGTTTTAAACagtttgtatttgtgctttagatCTGTGTTTTATGGTTGTTGGATATCAGAGCGGCTAGCAGTTAGCTAGCTGTTGCTTAATATTTAGGCTAACAGAAAGCTAACTAAACTGCCATGCAAGGGAGTTCAGATATCTCTTGTTTTGTATTGCTTTTGTGTCTTAGcttgaactaaaaaaaaagtcagtttcaaattttaattctgaagcaaatgtatttttttttcttatttttctgaaaaCCTTTGAACAAAAGTCATTGTAGCAATTGAGCGGACAGACGAGAAGTTCCTGTTGTGTCATGGGGATTTCCGGCGGTGTGatcattttgctgtttcactCATGATTGATGTTATGTTCTAcaagttaatttttttaatagtttgcttgaaacaaaactgattttttaatCTATAGTTGCTAGCATTCTGCACTAGCTGACTGGCTAGCACAACTTCAACTTATTAGCTGTTGGTTCATCTGTTCAGAGGCCTCCACAGCTGAAATGTCTTAGCCTGTAGTTCTTCTAATGGCTACTAGATGTCAGAAATTTGCCCCTGCTTTGAAATTAATAGGAAAACCTCCCACTTCTCGCTACAAACCaagtaaattttttttttttttttcacacaaactTTAGCTCTCAATATTTGTTTGCACTTGTTCTAATGTGAGATTTGGTGGAGATTTCATAAATTAAAAACTGGGCTGTAGACCAATGTGGGTATCAATATGGGCTCATGAGAGGAGTTTAGAgttaaacacatacacattgtGGGGTTCACTTTAGTCTTTAGACTTGATATACTTGAATTTGAATACCTAAATGTCAacataaataagtaataaaattAGCAGTATTTCTGctatgagattttttttttctggtactCAGACCTTCGTGTTGGAAATAAAACGTGcattacagtttaatttaacAGTTAGCAGTTAACAGTTCTTTGTAGTGTCTCAGTGGCTGTGGCGTATGCCTACTCATTATTAGCCTTTTCAAACATCTTGGCTGCTGCCCTCATACATGACAATGAGAACACTAGGAGCGCTTGACTGACAGGTCACTCAGCCTATCACACTCCGCCATGACGTacttttggtttattttatgtaaatccAAAATTCTTGGAATCCTTTAGGAACCTACAGGTGAAGCgagttgtgtgttttcagggacTCTGAAGCCAGAGATACACACCTGGCTTACTATGGGGATCAGACCTGTGAGCTTTTAGCTGTGAAACCCGGAGTCCACCTGAACAGGAAGCTGCGGTCCGTCCTCTCTCAGTCTGGCTAATCAGAGCACGAGTGTCGCTATAGTGCAAAAATGAAAACGTTTGTAacgtttcttttaaaaaaaaaaaacagaaataataataaagatgcAACCAAACAAAAATTATTAACAACGTAaacaataatattattaatatacttactgacaataataattataacatCCACatggtaaccatggtaacataAAGAAGTGTTTGGTTCCAGCAGCCAAGCCAACTTGTTTCTTTCAAGtatctctacacacacacacacacacacacacacacacacacactcacagcacaaaCTTGTACTTCCaaaaaataatactaatattaataataataaaaaaaaagtcttcgTCTTTCTTCCTCATACTTTTTGAACAAGTAAacagttggggaaaaaaaaccaaagtaaAATACATTAAGGTTGTAATATGTGAAACAAGTTGCATAGTTTTGAGATTTTGTTCTGTTAGTAGTTTTTCAGGCACCTGGTCGCTCCAGGATCTGACAGGTCGAGTGGTGCTTGAACGTCTCAGACACATAAATAAGCCTCGCTCCCTCCTCTTGTAACAAAAATATATTAgatattctttttttatatcttttttcttttcgttttttCTGAAAGTGCCGTCGAGACTCCTCTGAATGAGGATGGAGAAGAGTTTGTCTTCCCAGAGAGCAACCCCGAGTgatgaagggatggagggagaagCTGAAGAATGAAACGCAGTAGATGATCATGAAGTcacctgtttgtcttttctctcctccctccatctcctctctccctctctgtctgtctctctgtctctctctctgtctctctctgggtTCAgaagtcctcctcctctctggtcctctccagtccagtctgtttcTGGACTGGTCCAGTTCaggtttttatgtttatgaacAGCCGCACTCCTCCACGATCATGTTTTGGATGTCCTTCTTGATGATCTTTTGCTCCTCGTTGTAGTAGAGCATGGACATGGCTCGTAGCCGAGTGGGCACGCAGCATGACCGCAGGTTCTGGAAGGGGCTGTAGCCCCTCATGCGGTAGTGGCTGATGACGGTGGAGTGGAAGGACAGTGTGGACCCGGTGATGCTCGCCACGTGGGAGGGACATTCCCCCTCGCAGTAGTTGGCGTGGTAACCAGGCGGGGCGATTATCCAGTCATTCCAGCCGATGTCTTTGAAGTTGACGTAGAACTGCCGTTTGCAGCAGACGCGCACCTTCCCGTCACACTCCAGCCCGCGCTTCCTGCGCCTCCGTGTGTCACCACCATCGTCCTGCCGGACCACGGCCATAAGGAAAGGCCGGTGGGATTGTTCCCGCTGATTGGCACGCTGCGACGTCTCGGAGCTGCCGGAGACCAGGACGAGGGTGGCACCAGCGTCAGCACAAAGTGGGCAGGACACCCTGAGGCTCAACTTTGTGCTCTCGGTGCTCTCCAGCAGCGCCTGCACCGCCGCCGACACTGAAAAGGTGTGCCATCCGCTGCGACGGGTGTCCACGGTTTTCTCTGCCAGTAGGATTTCGTCCTGCAGGGAAGATGGACGCCCATTGGGTGGCCGGCGCTGCTGAAAGATGCGGATGGTGACTTTGGCTCGACTGCGATTGGTCTTCGCCAAACGGAGAAAGAGCCAGACGTTTGCCTGCTCCACCAGAGAGAGATCGCCTCCTTCTTTAGAGAGGACAAAGTTCACCAGGCCCTGAGACtcacctgagacacacaaaTGGAGACAGAAAGGGTTAGGACAGTGTCCAATTCGTACTAACACATAAATGTAAATCAATTCATGGTGTAAACTTTAGGCTTGACAGAGACGCTGAGGATCTCCTACATGCACATAAAGACCCTGAACGCCTCACAAATACACTCGGCTCGATGAGCGAGTGAGCAAGTTTTTGTAAGTTGAATCTGTACTGAGCAAAATacagtcgcacacacacacacacaaggctgcTGGGTCTCTTCCTGCTGACTCAGCAGCAGTGGTCGGAGGTTTTTGGAGTCAGGCAGCATTTAAACCAGCTAATAGTTACCACCAGGAGCTCTGCTGTCAGCAGCCCGGAATGACTGAACTTATGgcatgaaaaaatgaatgaaccATTTCTAaagtttctgttctgttgcagtgcattatgggaaaGTTGTTTGAGATGTTTAGATAGGAAGGTGAAAATGACTGGGGCAGTTTGTGGCCCTGAGTTCAGCCTGTCAGGCAGCGTATCctctttgaatttgtttgaGGTATCAACTTATGTCTAGTTGAATTTAGCGCTGcaagtatttattatttttatatttattagttACGTTGCATtgctatttattatttttgctgttttttttttaaatagccaAAAATAACAtctaaaactttaaaaacatttttaaatttgtctaAACAACAttccaaaaatgtaaaatgtttcaaattttcACCGTGGAGAAACTGTATGAACAAATCTACAATCAGCCATTCTGATCTTTTATTCTTCTGAAAACTTTCTATTTGTTTTGATTGGACAAGAAGTTTGAAACTCTGAGAAACTCTGCAGGGATTGGCCAGCTTTGTGTCCTCATGTCAAAATCTGTCTTACATTTTccagaacaaacacaaagtgtcacacacacatgtccaggcctgtattttacatttcctcGAAGCCTCTGGGCCAGACAGCCAGCTAATCACTGGTTTGAAGACCCAATTACCATCCACCGCCGTTACATAACAGCTTTGCATCACCTTTCCTTCCTGTAAAGTCTCTCGCTCGTGGGCGTCCATACAGAAAATCGAAGTCACGATTTGAGAGTTTATGAatgtcagcagcagtgatgctctgctaaactctgtgtgtgtgtctgtgtgtgtggaggcggTCAGCACTTCAACGAGTCCATTAATGCTGTTTAACCGACAATTCAGAGGCGATTATCCCActtacatcatcatcacttcagtatgatttatttttaaaaaagttcatTCATTGTTTCTCAGAATagtgctggtgctgctgcaggggAGGCTGAACTCCTGCTAACACACACGATGATGATGAAGCCTTCATCACTGAGCCACACCGTCCACAGCCTGCCACAAACGCTCAGCTGGAGCACCAACTGTGGCTTCAcccactgctgaaaatagcctttttatttattttattttttatgtcttcCTGTTTGATAGTGAGGAGCTTTTAAAAGATCTTCAGGTGGAACCAAtcagccacagacaggaagtcagacgtTGTTCAGAGGCGGACTGGCATGTTGTTGGACTGAGTTtgatgaaagtaaaaaaagttaaataacaCCAAACTAAGAGAAATGCTctcccagtgcatgctgggactTCTGTCCCTCACAGCCCTGCACTGGACAAACAGGCTGCAGTTTAGTCTCTTTAAAAAGCTCCTCACAGCTGTTGGCGAAGGAAATCCTAATAGCATgttagcagctgcagcagtgagtgCAGGCAGACAGAAGTCAGTTATGTGTGTTTCGCGTAGAGCTGCTTATTACGGCTGTAATGACAGATGAGCGGCGGTCGCACGTCTGCTTCTGTCTGCAGAAACACGACCGGCTGACCTGTGCGGCTTTCAGAGTGGTCAAACAGAAGTTTGAGATTATAACCCATGTCTGCGAACGCATCAGAAACTCATGTCTGACTGAGGCATCCTGCCTGAGGAACTGATGATCTGAACTCCTGAGCACAGTTTGTTACTCAGGTGGTGAAAGCGAGAAGCTAAATGTGATACGAACAGCACAGTATATGTGGACACACACGCAAACTGACTCCTGTTTGGATTTTTAGCAGGACAGTGCAAAAACCCCCTGACACATTTCACTTAAATTAACAGAAAACTTAGTGGAGTTTGGTGGTGAGGGACTTCTGCTCTCTCCTGACAGTCCACTGCCGTGTGGAACATTTTCTACCATTAGATCAAGATTTGAAGATGTGTGCAAAATTACGTTGAAGCAGAAGGGAGACAAACTCTTCTGTCGTCTGAAACATCATGTGCATATCTGAAGTTTGTTCCACTTGTTCTTCATGCATCCAGGCATGTAAAACTCAACAGAGCAGGTAAGGAATAACAAGTTCCAGCAGCTCATTTACACTCTGAGATGAGAAGCAGTTTGAGTTTCCTGGAGTTCGTCCCACTTCTGCAAGTCCTCTCCTCACAGCTCGCTGTAATCCCCCTGCGTTTACATAAGGCTGAGCTCTACAAACTGACGCCTGAACAACTCATAAAAGCTGATTTCTGGCCTCCGTCCGCTGAGTTTGTCATGCGGAGTGTTTGGACGGCGTGGCGACGAGGGAAGAGagctgaagcacacacactcgtcACTGTGCGATCAAATCACCCTCTGAGGATGGCTGATGTGGGGCACAAAAGTTACTAAACAACAATTAAAGTGAATCACGTTACGACAAACCATTTGAAACTGTGGGGTCCCTTGAAGCCCCTGAGGGTTTAATCCGAGGGTGCACCTGGCACGATTCCAGACTAGTATCTCAAGTGTTAGTTCAACCACTCAGTGCCCCATAATGCACTGTGTGACAGTCAGTTGTCTTGTGGTGCATTCGAGTGATGCTCAACACTTCGAAAAGCCAAACTGATCACATGACCAGACGCTATTTTGAGTTCAAGTCAAAACtcacaacattttttattcCTTTGCAGGTTGTCAAGAAGCACCTGAATGCACCGTGTCATTCtgtgggagaagaggaggagcaggaggaggaggaggaagaggatgaggaggaagagcaggaggaggaggaggaggaggagggtcgaGCTCAGTGGACGTCGTCCTGCAGAGGAGGAGCTTGAATTGTGACGCTGCTAATTCTGGATTTGACTGTTGACAACAGTGAGTGAACACACCCTGATCCTCTGTGGCCTCTGTGGCCTGTGTTTACTGAGTCCAGGACAatgactaacacacacacacacacacacacacactgtacccatctgtccaaacacacactgtccctgtgtgtgtgtgtgtgtgcgtgtgttctcCATTGTCCATCGTAATCCCTGCTTCAATGGacgaactgtgtgtgtgtgtgtgtgtatgtgtgtctgtctgtctccttcagctgtttgtgtaaatgtgtgtctttgtttgcgTATGgggtgagtgtgtttgtgtgttttcatgttagtaagagaagaagaagagtttaacttttcttctgcttctctgaCATCATTCTGTAACTGACTGCTGATAGACAGAAAGAcggaaggaaaggaaggaagacagaaggacagaaagaagaaagacaaaaagacagacagaagacagaagaaagaaaaacagaaagacacacagacagagtgagcaGCTTCTGTTGGCCTTTGCTGTTTACAcagctgtgtctctgtctctgtctctgtctctgtgagaCGGATGAGGAGGTcctctggaggagctggaggtcCAGCAGGCTGCATATGACAGATGTGACACATCAGAGGACTTCCTGTCCAAACGCTGCTCGCTGTCCGCTAATCTGACGCTCAAtctgctctcagtgtgtgtcaggtttACATTAAAGGGATcagacactgctgctgctccatctACACGCTGTAAAGAGTGTGGAGACGCGTCCACGCTgacccctcacacacacacaggctccaAACAGCAGTAAAGTCAGCACCACGCTCACTTTTACACAGTGTGCCACAGGAGCAAGTATGACTTCGTTTTTCCTCTTTACTGGCCGccctttcttctgtctgtttggtttACATTAGGAGGGATCAGCGGGCtgggtctcacacacacacacacacacacacacacacacacacacacacacacagcggggGGACTGCACTGTCACAGGTTTGAATCCTAATGgcgtttcttgtgttttttgctCAGGTTGTGTGTTCTGcttgtttgtctctcagctccAAATGAAATCCTTCTGCTCCTTCAAGACCACCAGATGAAAGCGTTTAGATGATGATGCCAACGGCCTGAATGGGGTTAAGGTTAAACTTCACACTGGGTGTTAAAACCCCTCAGTCAGGACTGTCAGGCTCAGCCTCGCCTGCGTGGGACAGAGATCTGCCGAAGATCCCCAGAGCCGACGCCCTGCTCGGCCTTATTGGCACCACATGTGAGTCAGCGGGGCTGTGttagtaaacacacacacacacacacacacacacacacacactgagccgcTCTGGATATGAAACAAAGTCTGTGTAATGCTGTCAAATGGCCGGTAAACAGAAAGTGGCACGGAGGCATTAAAGCGGCCTCGCCGCCTGACGAGAGAGGAATGTCCCGAATGCCAAACTCCCTCATCGTCAGctggaagaaaagaggaagtcTGGAGTGAGTCCACACacaccagaacacacacacacactttaaaaataatcCAGCCGCGTGCAGTTCTGAAGAGGCTTTTCAACTTCTTTTCATTTGGGTGGatcaaaagcagagagagacagacgggaaAAATGATTTGGACAGACTCAGAAAGGACGGATGTTCAGATGGTGATACGCCCTTTGTGGTCCAGCCACACCCAACGCACAGACGGTTTGATCGGTGGATTAATCAATAACGGTTAGTGTGAGAGTTTGCAACTTCTCTTCTCATAGTAAACCAAATCCAGGATATAGTTCAGACTATTGATAGGACAAAGCCAGTCACTGATGCGTTCCAGGACAGCAAATCCCTCACAACAGAGCCCAACAGGATCACAAACAGTGAGGGAAAGGCGAGGACGCTCGCCAGGTACGAAGTGCGGTGCTTGAAGGTGTTCAGACTCATAAACTCTTAAACTCACCTTTTCGGCCGCTGTGTGAGACGCTTGTCCTAAAGACTGGACATAAACCACGCGCAGAATGGGCTGTAATATTTTGGGAATTTCTCCTGTGacacaaaatgttgtgtt includes these proteins:
- the inhbaa gene encoding inhibin subunit beta Aa codes for the protein MSVLPLLSWTVLLLVQTCGSSSDSASKLQPLSLTVHPQHQQLPDASSSSHCPSCALARMRRNEGGVADDTAGHDPEEEVAAQQDVVEAVKRHILNMLHLQARPNITRPVPRAALLNALRKLHVGRVAEDGSVQIEGEEEVRGRGGRGGGAGGATTATRAGDGGDAPETTEIITFAEAGESQGLVNFVLSKEGGDLSLVEQANVWLFLRLAKTNRSRAKVTIRIFQQRRPPNGRPSSLQDEILLAEKTVDTRRSGWHTFSVSAAVQALLESTESTKLSLRVSCPLCADAGATLVLVSGSSETSQRANQREQSHRPFLMAVVRQDDGGDTRRRRKRGLECDGKVRVCCKRQFYVNFKDIGWNDWIIAPPGYHANYCEGECPSHVASITGSTLSFHSTVISHYRMRGYSPFQNLRSCCVPTRLRAMSMLYYNEEQKIIKKDIQNMIVEECGCS